Below is a genomic region from Brucella sp. BE17.
GAAAGATGACCTCGCCGCTCAGTGCCAGACTGCGATCGACAAACGGCACGATACCGGCCAGATTAAGCGTTCCGTCGCTCGTATCGAGACGGGCGCTTTCAAGTGTGGCGACACCGTCTGCCAGATTGGCCTTGAGCGCCATACGATTGAAGGCAAGAGCGACATTATCCTGCCTTTGTAGCGCAAAAAAGCGCTGGTTCTGGGCCTTGGTCAGAAAATCCTGCACGGCGAACCCTTGCATCTGGCCATTGTTGAGTTCTACCGAAACATTGCCCTGTGCGTTGGAAAGCAATGAAGACCAGCGGTTTGCTGGGCCTTTCATGAACAGTGATACGTTGCCTTTACCGCTTATGAATGGTGTGTCGAAACCGAGCGCCGAGAGGAATTGAGCGCTCTCGATACTGCTTGCATTGAAGCGAAATTCGCCGCTGGCGCTTTTAAGATCGCGTACGATCTGCACATTCGCCTGAAGCGTGCCGCCAAATCCTCTGGCGTCGCCGATGTCGAAAATTGCTCGCCCGCCTCTTATCTGGATCGCAGCTGCAACGCCAGTCAGCGTCACTGGCCCTGCGGTCGCATTCTGTGCAGAAAGCCGCAGGTCGAACTCCGAATGGTCGAAGAAACTCGTATCGATCACATCCATATTGGCGCGTGCGCTGGGAGGATAGGTGCGGTTGTCGGGCAGCGGCACGAAGGCTGAAAACAGGCTGCGCAATGCGAGTTTCTCGAAAGCAAGCGTTCCGGTAACGGTAGGTTGTCCATTCTCAAGCCCAATTTCGATCACGCCTTTTGCCGGGCTTTCACCTGCCATCATGTCAACATTGGCGAATTTCCATCGCTTGGGTGTCGCGGTAATGGTCGATTCCAGCGAAAAGGCACCGATTTCCGAACTGCCTGCAACGGGTGGCAGGTTCAACCAGCGTATGGCGTTGCTGAGCGAGGGCGTGTTGATACTAAGACTGCCTTCGAAGAAGCGTTCTTTTGAAATGTTGGCCTTGCCTTGAAAGGAGAGGCTGAAGGGTTTTGCTGTGAGGTTGACGGAAAGGTCGGAGTTCCCGCCCGACAGCAGCCTGAGCGCCTGGGCTGCGGTGATGTTGAACTGGGACGCTTCGCCCTTCCATTTGGCCGAACCTTTGAGTGCAGCGGCACTGGTCGTCTGCGGCCAGTCGAGCGTCATGTTGACGGCGGTGATATGCTCGTCTTCGCTGTTTTGGGTCTCAGTTTGCGCCTCTGCTCGCATGAAGGCGATGGTTCCATCGCGCACGACAACGCGACCAAATGGCTGCGAAGCCAGGTCGGCTGCCTGACTGTCATCGTTGGCCGCGCCCTCCAGCAGCCGTCTCTGGGCGCGAATTGCTGTGCCAAGGCGTCCGCCGGAACTGGCGATTGCATCGAGAAAGGCCGGAAAATCCGTTACAGATCCGTCGATATTGACATGCGGACGCACGATCTGTGTTTCGGAAAAAGAAATGTGCCCCATGATTGCATCGAAGGGCGACAGCTCTACTTCGATGCGGTCAGCGCTCATAAAGGGCGTCTGGCCCTGATCGGTCAGTTTGCTCAGTGTCACACCATTAAGCGATGCCCGCAGCACCGGAAACACTTTCAGCCGCGGTGCTTCGCGCAATTCGACGCTATAGCCGGTCCATGCGCTGATTTCTTGTGCCACCCGCACGCGGATAGCATCGGTCGAGACGATGAACGGCAATACTGCAAGCAGGGTCGCTGCGGCAGCCGCGCAAAGAATGACGAGCGCGATGACAAGGCGTGCGAATTTAGGCCAGCGCATCAATGATCCTGTCTGTGATCCGGAACAATC
It encodes:
- a CDS encoding AsmA family protein, with the protein product MRWPKFARLVIALVILCAAAAATLLAVLPFIVSTDAIRVRVAQEISAWTGYSVELREAPRLKVFPVLRASLNGVTLSKLTDQGQTPFMSADRIEVELSPFDAIMGHISFSETQIVRPHVNIDGSVTDFPAFLDAIASSGGRLGTAIRAQRRLLEGAANDDSQAADLASQPFGRVVVRDGTIAFMRAEAQTETQNSEDEHITAVNMTLDWPQTTSAAALKGSAKWKGEASQFNITAAQALRLLSGGNSDLSVNLTAKPFSLSFQGKANISKERFFEGSLSINTPSLSNAIRWLNLPPVAGSSEIGAFSLESTITATPKRWKFANVDMMAGESPAKGVIEIGLENGQPTVTGTLAFEKLALRSLFSAFVPLPDNRTYPPSARANMDVIDTSFFDHSEFDLRLSAQNATAGPVTLTGVAAAIQIRGGRAIFDIGDARGFGGTLQANVQIVRDLKSASGEFRFNASSIESAQFLSALGFDTPFISGKGNVSLFMKGPANRWSSLLSNAQGNVSVELNNGQMQGFAVQDFLTKAQNQRFFALQRQDNVALAFNRMALKANLADGVATLESARLDTSDGTLNLAGIVPFVDRSLALSGEVIFPDSQSHGAEQQEAAQAGTESPTAQQPAKPPLTFFVGGSWDRPFVSPSSMGTGQ